In Saccopteryx leptura isolate mSacLep1 chromosome 9, mSacLep1_pri_phased_curated, whole genome shotgun sequence, the genomic window tacacctgcttttttttggatgttatttgcttggagtattgttttccagcctttcactttgaatttgtttttatccttgttacttagatgagtttcctgtaggcagcatacagttggattttcttttttaatccattctgctactctgtgcctttttattggtgagtttaatccatttacatttagtgtaattattgatacttgtgggttccctattgccattttatatcttgctttctgttagttttgtgtcttgtttgatccttctcttttgtttttctatcttttgtttttatttggttgtattccatacatctttccactgttgctatcttttttatctcatgtgcttctgtggtggttttttcaatggtggttacctttgaataatgaaaagggtccctaccctgttcattgtagcaaactattttgtgagtacttttgcactccatcgtcctttgctactgttaatctccatcttctcccctctttctttttgttgttgtcacagtttaaatttggttttattgtgttcttcttggagcttttacttgtggctctgtttttttttttgttctttgtatctgattggagaaccccctttagtaattcctggagtgggggttttctgatgataaattccctcatcttttctgtatctgtgaatgtttttatttctccttcatatttgaaggatagctttgatgggtatagtatttgtggctgaaagttcctctctttcaggactttaaatattggggtccattctcttctagcttgtagagtttctgctgagaaatctgatgataatctaatgggccttcctttatatgttgtattcttcttttccctggctgccttgagaattttttctttgctgttggtttgtgtcaatttcattatgatatgccttggagtaggtttgttggggttaagaaaacttggagttctgtttgcttcttgaacttgaggctttagttctttccacaggcttgggaagttctcatctattatttgtttgagtatgttctccattccattttctctctcttctccctctgatatacctattattcttatgttattctttttgatggagtcagataattcttgtagggctatctcattttttttaatttttgagtctctttcttcttctctctgttgtgcctcaagttgcttgtcttctatttcactaatcctctcttctatctgacctgttctattagctaagcttgttacttcgtttttcagctcgtgaattgagtttttcatctctgtttgatttgtttttatagtttcaatttccttggacatatattctttgtgttcattgagttgttttctgagctccctaaattgcctttctgtgttttcttgtatatcttggaggatttttaggatttctatcttgaattctctgtcatttagctccaaggtttccaatatattaaattttttctccatagatttttcctcatctagctgtgttacctctctttcttttgtatccatgatattcgattttctcttccttaatggcatctgagggtggttttgttgatagtattaatgagatttaataaagaataaaaagtttaaaaaaataataaaaaaaaatcgaaaaaagttgtttttttaaaaaaaaattaataatgaaataaagaaaaataaaataaaataaaaattaaaaaaaaaaaaaaaaggaaattattccccccctccttttttcctctcctctcctctcccctctttcttgataaaatcttgtggtggactttgaattataacaaacaatgcctgtgatggagggcctgaattggggaaaagtaataaaggggcaaacaaaaaaaaaaaaagaaaaaagaagaagaaaaaaaaaaaagagcgtatggacccacaaaaagcaaataaggaaaaaatttgggtcaagaataaaatgatttgcttttaggtgttggttgtctaagagttatgatgagaggattaagaggaaaacggaaaaatggggggacaaattaaaaaattactattgtatttagtggaacaagaactagataatatggagagccagggatgggagcactgctagtaagttaaaaaggtgaagtaaaaaccccccagaatgccacaaacataagtttgagtcccagataagataatttgtttgttattgaggtttgagtgagaggagatgtaaaggagaaaggaagaaactaatatagagggagaaaagaaagagagagagagaaaaaaaaagagggaaccactaaaagaagaaaaaagaaaggagagagagagagagagttaagggttttggagtgcaaccctcatagagagaaaggaagagaagagaaaagataatgggagatgtaacacttatgggtagtgtagttcaaggagaggagagagtaagaccggtagagagttaatcggccaaattggaggaggaaaaaaaaagtatcaagaatgaagataagagaaacaaacgaacaaatataataaaatgggataggttataaagtctgcagattattcttgattttgagaggttatcttcttgctttttcttttctctccctcttcctggtcggtgactctgtaccccaggttttgcccctttgccacgctcaggtggaggtttgcagttgataagtctctatggcaatgtcatgtattgtgctttagtctcgttggcagtctaggctattagcatttataggctccgacagtgagagagtatGGGGCTCTTTTTATACATGAGTTTGGAGAAGAAAAATGTaagttgtttttagaaaatttacatTGACTACAGATAAAGAGGGTGGCAGAAGTAGAAGCAGGGTTAGTTCTGGGGTAGGTGCATTgcccataagaaaaaaaatttgctcCTTTGGATTGGTTGTGGACAACCTTACACAAAGTTCACGTGTAAACAAGAAGCCACGTCTACGGATGGTGGTGCCTGGTGGTGCCTGGTGGCCGGCTATCACTGGATAAGTGAAGAAATAGCCTGCTGGAAATTAATTCAACGTACATTCAAGAATGTCAgcagtcttttgttgcttttgccCTTCAATTATTAATTAAGTTCTCTTGTCTCTTCCTTTTACCCATTGGCCTTCTGTAATTTAATGTCAGAATTTCCTCCTTGTCAGCAGCTAGTGCTGTCTTGGACTGGCTGGGCCCTGACTGTCCTCCAGACTCCAggtcttcccccctcccccctccttccttccccctcccctttccttcccttcttcctccccactcccacccccagcaaAAGGCTACTGCGAATCTGTCCCATGACCAGCATcccatttcctcttttctctctttagccTAGGCCCAGGAAGCTGTGGGGTGTGACGcttggatgggggaggggagcttcCTGTCACTGGCCCATCCCCCAGTGTCCTAACCTCAGGTTCCTCCTTTCCCAGCACCTCCTGCTGAGGGCTAGAAGTCCCTGTCTCCTCCTGGGTGGCGTCTCTTAATCCTCCCAGCAACTTCCTCATTTGgggggcagcccagcccagccaagTAGTCGCCACTTTATCCTCTACctgcctcaccccaccccccaatctTGTGTCTGCGTTGTGTGTATCTGTGCTAatgtctgttcctctccctctttcttatcTTACCATccattcctccttctctcttttatcttggctctttttgctttttctctaaGGGTCAAATATCTGTTTTGGGGTCCTGAGTTTCATTTTCCACCTTTATTTACTATGTGACCTTTGACAAATGTCTttacttttctgtaaaatggggataataagagCATctatacctgaccaggcagtgacgcagtggaaagagcatcaacctgggatgctgagggcccaggtttgaaaccctgaagtcgctggcttgagcgtgggatcatagacatgaccctatggtcactggcttgggcccaaaggttgctagcttgaagcccaaggtcactggcttgagccaaaggtcactggtttgagcaaggggtcactggatcagctgcaACCatccgatcaaggcacatatgagaaagcaatcaatgaacaactaaagtgatgcaactaagagttgatgcttttcatctggctgtctctgtctctctcgctctcaaatataaataaataaataaataagagcatCTGTTTTAGAAGGATGTTGTAAGGGTTAAATGACTTAATGCTTAGGACATAGTTCCCACACTTTAGTTATTAGTGTTTATACCCTGATGGGCTATGCTATAAATATCACAAGGTTCTGATTATCTAATAATTAAAGCTTGCACTTATAAAAAGCTACAAATGTCAGTCCCTGTTCTAGAAACATTAGTTCATTTGATCCCACAACTCCCTATAAATTAGGTACTATTTtactccccattttatagatgaggaaactgaggctcagagaagttgagtgacttgctcaaggttgcCCAGCCAGAAAGAGGCAGAGCTGGCTTTAATCATACTCAGCCACTGACCCTTCTGTTACAATGTCTGACCTCTGATTGGAGATGAAGGTTGAACTGATGTATGTACCCTTGCCCCTTCATGTCCAGCCACTGGGGGCTATAGCATTGCCCTTGGGGTGTCTGGGCCTGATTCATTTTGGTGTTAtttgtgtctgtctctcctcccctgttgtcccctcctcccttctgccACCACCCACCTCAGACTTCCTCCTTCACTTGGTGGCCACATCTTGCTGGCCCTTGGACTTAGTATCCAGCAGTGTCGCCTGCATCATGGGGGACCTTGTACCCTCCAACAAGCTCCggctcctgtctctccttctgaCTGTGGGTGGTGAGTTGGGGGCTTCTGCAGCTGCCTTCTGAATCTCTGGCTCAGCTTGGGGCAAGGTAGGGaacagggtggagagagagaaccaAAGAGGAAGGTTGAGATGGGAGCAGGTCCCCAGCCCCCCAAGCCCTATGGGTCTCTCCTAGAACCTGAGACCACAATATTTGGCCTCCGGtagaagcagggggaggggatTCTAAAGCTGTTGTAACAGGACAAGTCTGTGTTGAAGTAACAGAGTCCAGTGGCCTTTATGTCAGCCACAGGTCTGACATAAAGACAGAGGTTGCTCGCCACCCTTAGCCCTGGCTGTCAGGACTCACCCTCCACAGCTCCCATGCCCGCCCTTCAGTCATGGCGTCACAGTCCAGTTtaccttcttttctctcctcaggCCTCAGCCCTGTCCAGGCCCAGATCGGTAGGCCTAAGACctcatttctttccatattttttcaaCCCTCCCCTTGCTGACGCCTCCTTCAAATTACTAACTCCCACTGACCTCCCCTGACCCTTGTGCCACATACATTCCCAGAATGCAACTGCTCCGTGGTGAGCCCTGGTGTGCTGGCAGGTATCGTGCTGGGGGACCTGGTGCTTACCCTCCTCATCGCCCTGGCTGTGTACTCTCTGGGCCGGCTGGTCCCTAGAGGGCGAGGGGCCGTGGAGGGTGAGTGGGGCTAGAAGGGGATGGGACACTTTTGAGGACTTGCCTGGAGGGGTGGGTTAAGTTCCCAAGTCACAACCATCCaaggagatggtgatggaggggctGATTTTGCATTAACCAAATAATCCCAATTTACCACCTTGTCTGTCTCTGTACCCTGTGACACTCCCCACTCCCTGCAGTGACCCGGAAACAGCGCATCACTGAGACAGAGTCACCTTATCAGGTAAAGAAACCAGCTTCTCTTCCTTCTATCTCATTTCTGCCCTGTGGGTGTCTGTCCTAAACACCCCCCTTCAAGTCCCTCTAGAACATAGGACCCTAAAGCCATTTTCATAGCAGCTCTCAAAACCATGAAGACTAATGGGCCATGTgtccaaaacaaattttaatgatCAATCATGCCCTTATGCTCAGCTTAAAATGTGTGGAgaggcccgacctgtggtggcgcagtggataaagcatcgacctggaatgctgaggtcgccagttcaataccctgcacttgcctggtctaaggcacatataggagttgaagcttcctgctcctc contains:
- the TYROBP gene encoding TYRO protein tyrosine kinase-binding protein isoform X1 — translated: MGDLVPSNKLRLLSLLLTVGGLSPVQAQIECNCSVVSPGVLAGIVLGDLVLTLLIALAVYSLGRLVPRGRGAVEVTRKQRITETESPYQELQGQRSDVYSDLNTQRQYYK
- the TYROBP gene encoding TYRO protein tyrosine kinase-binding protein isoform X2, with amino-acid sequence MGDLVPSNKLRLLSLLLTVGGLSPVQAQIECNCSVVSPGVLAVTRKQRITETESPYQELQGQRSDVYSDLNTQRQYYK